Proteins from a single region of Haloarchaeobius litoreus:
- a CDS encoding type IV secretory system conjugative DNA transfer family protein, whose protein sequence is MGVKTVFNRFFGGDDDDEEDSSLPVPHDGADRDSEQTEYVEESTTRPLYDIVEQQSIRVGGKEVLTETVDGEVVAGPFVREMFESAVHDDQPPLWIGYTEDPQTGFREAPLKFSSLFRHIWIAGTTGYGKSTLERNQMVQWAYAGYGFMFCEPKGVDSRELLRMLPEHRLKDVVWIEPGSTSHEKTVGMNFLELPECETLEERENEIESRVENLKAVFDTSDYWGINMEAITESMARAMMKSEKQFSIIDMYFILLNAERRKDFAEDVEDPYISEFCKEIAKMEDEDVRPLLKRIKSWVENGVIRRIIAHRTSTIDFDDIIENDRIVIVRTPVENTDIKKMVTLGVMRNLWSAVQRRSYQQDTTPDPYFVVCDEFDEIASENLDIESMLARARSMRLSVTLASQYPSQLDEDTLKAMQNNCDNLLTFSVNDSDDADLLMKRFRDYTAEDLITTDQFKIWTKIPLAGGRYSEPVLLRTFPAYPPLRSSDEIDDIIEASLQRYGTDPPTDTEILRNLIYRDYDGDTAPESLALDRVMAESIRAVQLRRGEHEQNGWVPVEVVDDEVLSRLENASDSELETSIDELTEVRRESPLVEVDLSVENDAVVVRLSEDGQDISAPETGNVSAAGGSEHDELLFDIEESLTGLGFAVELVEQDGSERPDGIATHPDLDSEFAIEAETTTPTKPAKVLQNLKRAQSRDQVPLFVVRPDEEKRTAEAARIGDILETPVRELADGTERFYTMDERLTFGGGANTRGGVTTVRPRTDGSDRTFWNRTGSKYELTNGNRVFARFDAEGPISKDDLPAHFSYDPETAQYTVYSQGQNHTYETKTAFEEDWVVVKRPFIPSRELPNPAFEPDDYHILVLPSDEPPLWYEDGDTIPVAADLSALDERSTGGQGQDSHAEPDEDMTTTTPAEGPDETEASETSLELDPDDDGVAVFVDRHITVDPDASVPKSDLFEAYSSWIDEYEISGTNKVWFARKLSDHVPVEPGRQRVDGERVTVYEGIDLSEEMKSASSSDNVSE, encoded by the coding sequence CGTGTTTAACCGTTTCTTCGGTGGGGACGATGACGACGAAGAGGATTCGTCACTGCCCGTGCCGCACGACGGTGCGGACCGTGACAGCGAACAGACCGAGTACGTCGAGGAGTCCACGACTCGTCCGTTGTACGACATTGTCGAACAGCAGTCCATCCGCGTCGGCGGCAAGGAAGTCCTGACGGAGACGGTGGATGGAGAGGTAGTTGCGGGCCCGTTCGTCCGAGAAATGTTCGAGTCAGCCGTTCACGACGACCAACCCCCGCTCTGGATTGGGTACACTGAAGACCCGCAGACGGGGTTCCGTGAAGCCCCACTCAAGTTCAGCTCGCTGTTCCGGCACATCTGGATCGCAGGGACGACTGGCTACGGGAAGTCGACATTAGAGCGCAACCAGATGGTGCAGTGGGCGTACGCCGGCTACGGCTTCATGTTCTGCGAACCGAAGGGTGTTGACTCGCGGGAGCTGCTTCGGATGCTTCCGGAGCATCGGCTCAAGGACGTCGTCTGGATCGAACCCGGGTCGACATCCCACGAGAAGACGGTCGGGATGAACTTCCTCGAACTGCCGGAGTGCGAGACACTCGAGGAACGCGAGAACGAGATCGAGAGCCGGGTCGAGAACCTGAAAGCGGTCTTCGACACTAGCGACTACTGGGGCATCAACATGGAGGCCATCACCGAGTCCATGGCTCGCGCGATGATGAAGTCCGAAAAGCAGTTCTCGATCATCGATATGTACTTCATCCTCCTGAATGCCGAACGCCGCAAGGACTTCGCAGAAGACGTCGAGGACCCATACATCAGCGAGTTCTGCAAAGAGATCGCGAAGATGGAGGACGAAGACGTGCGCCCGCTGCTCAAGCGAATCAAATCCTGGGTCGAGAACGGCGTGATTCGGCGGATCATCGCCCACCGAACCAGCACGATCGACTTCGACGACATCATCGAGAACGACCGGATCGTCATCGTCCGGACGCCCGTCGAGAACACGGACATCAAGAAGATGGTCACGCTGGGCGTGATGCGAAACCTCTGGTCTGCGGTGCAGCGTCGCTCCTACCAGCAGGATACTACGCCGGACCCGTACTTCGTGGTCTGTGACGAGTTCGACGAGATCGCCAGCGAGAATCTGGATATCGAGTCGATGCTCGCCCGTGCTCGCTCGATGCGGCTTTCGGTGACCCTGGCGTCGCAGTATCCCTCGCAGCTCGACGAGGACACGCTGAAAGCGATGCAGAACAACTGCGACAACCTCCTCACGTTCTCGGTGAACGACAGCGACGACGCCGACCTGTTGATGAAGCGGTTCCGTGACTACACCGCCGAGGACCTCATCACGACCGACCAGTTCAAGATCTGGACGAAGATCCCGCTCGCCGGCGGGCGCTACTCCGAGCCCGTACTGCTGAGGACGTTCCCGGCGTATCCGCCGCTCCGGTCGAGTGACGAGATCGACGATATTATCGAGGCGAGTCTGCAGCGATACGGGACTGATCCGCCGACGGATACGGAGATTCTTCGGAACCTCATTTATCGTGACTACGATGGCGATACCGCCCCGGAATCGCTGGCGCTCGACCGGGTGATGGCCGAGTCGATTCGCGCGGTCCAGCTCCGGCGTGGCGAACACGAGCAAAACGGCTGGGTGCCCGTTGAGGTCGTCGACGACGAAGTCCTCTCTCGACTGGAGAATGCGTCCGACTCCGAACTGGAGACGAGTATCGACGAACTCACCGAGGTCCGACGGGAGTCACCCCTCGTCGAGGTTGACCTCTCCGTCGAGAACGATGCAGTAGTCGTCCGATTGAGTGAAGACGGGCAGGATATCTCCGCGCCAGAAACGGGCAACGTGTCTGCCGCTGGCGGGAGCGAGCACGACGAGCTGCTGTTCGACATCGAGGAGTCATTGACGGGTCTCGGGTTCGCCGTCGAGCTAGTCGAACAGGACGGGAGTGAGCGCCCGGACGGAATCGCAACACATCCCGACCTGGACAGCGAGTTTGCCATTGAGGCAGAGACGACGACGCCCACCAAGCCCGCGAAAGTCCTACAAAACCTCAAGCGTGCGCAGTCGAGGGACCAGGTACCGCTGTTCGTGGTGCGACCTGATGAGGAGAAGCGGACGGCAGAGGCTGCTAGAATCGGGGACATTCTCGAAACGCCGGTGCGCGAATTAGCCGACGGGACCGAGCGGTTCTACACGATGGATGAACGACTCACCTTCGGCGGCGGCGCGAATACCAGAGGAGGTGTTACGACTGTTCGGCCCAGAACCGACGGTTCAGACCGGACCTTCTGGAATCGGACGGGCTCGAAGTATGAGCTCACGAACGGAAACCGCGTCTTCGCTCGTTTTGACGCCGAGGGTCCGATTTCGAAAGATGACCTGCCAGCGCACTTCAGCTACGACCCAGAGACGGCCCAGTACACAGTATACTCTCAGGGGCAGAATCACACCTACGAGACGAAAACAGCATTCGAGGAAGACTGGGTGGTCGTGAAACGGCCGTTCATCCCCTCCCGTGAGCTTCCGAATCCAGCGTTCGAACCTGACGACTATCACATCCTCGTCCTCCCCAGCGATGAACCGCCACTGTGGTACGAGGACGGGGACACAATCCCGGTCGCTGCCGACCTCTCAGCATTAGACGAGAGGAGCACAGGTGGGCAGGGTCAGGACTCCCACGCAGAACCAGATGAAGACATGACTACCACCACCCCTGCCGAGGGTCCGGATGAAACGGAGGCATCGGAGACGAGTCTCGAACTGGACCCGGACGATGACGGTGTCGCGGTGTTCGTCGATCGCCACATCACTGTTGATCCTGACGCCAGCGTTCCAAAGAGTGACCTCTTCGAGGCGTACTCTTCGTGGATCGACGAGTACGAGATTAGCGGGACGAACAAGGTCTGGTTCGCCCGGAAGTTATCTGACCACGTCCCGGTCGAGCCTGGACGCCAGCGCGTCGACGGCGAACGGGTCACCGTGTACGAGGGAATCGACCTCTCCGAGGAGATGAAATCGGCCAGTTCTTCCGATAACGTATCAGAATGA
- a CDS encoding transcriptional regulator produces the protein MAELPSLEELTEDMAAVVPTVDAKTNGQYGDGLGSEDEERQIKLILNHLRSTNERYESVEREVAYPELDRRCDLVLPTGIPVEAKLIRYWRANGDPEPAMYGHVFSPFHRNTLLTDARRLHASEFGEESGLLGLFYTRADSDPKAVEALPDRYTAANIAEKVVREVDYWYEAEASVCRIAKFDGLQHTVHGTGAAISWIVE, from the coding sequence ATGGCCGAACTCCCGTCTCTCGAAGAGCTAACTGAGGATATGGCGGCTGTGGTTCCGACTGTCGATGCCAAAACGAACGGACAGTACGGTGATGGACTCGGATCGGAGGATGAGGAACGTCAAATCAAATTGATCCTCAACCATCTCCGTAGCACGAATGAACGGTATGAATCGGTTGAGCGCGAGGTGGCGTATCCCGAGCTCGATAGGAGGTGTGACCTCGTGTTACCGACAGGAATCCCGGTGGAAGCGAAGTTGATCCGCTACTGGCGGGCAAACGGCGACCCAGAACCCGCCATGTACGGCCACGTGTTTAGCCCGTTTCACCGGAACACACTCCTGACGGATGCTCGCCGACTTCACGCGTCGGAGTTCGGCGAGGAGAGTGGGCTGCTCGGACTGTTCTACACGCGTGCCGACAGCGACCCGAAGGCGGTGGAGGCGCTACCAGACCGGTACACGGCGGCGAACATCGCCGAGAAAGTTGTCCGCGAGGTCGACTACTGGTACGAAGCCGAAGCTAGCGTGTGCCGGATCGCCAAATTCGACGGCCTCCAGCATACTGTCCACGGGACGGGCGCGGCCATCTCATGGATAGTTGAATAG
- a CDS encoding AlbA family DNA-binding domain-containing protein gives MSVTDYPCDPNEWSEDTIRTLINEGRREDSHLEFKSRFRGARWEGDRGKEIRKEAMAFANHDGGHIVFGVYDDDDDAADGIGNVQAFAAEENPRREVSDILQKIEPQVDYVVNSFNVGGKGMVVVYVEEALRPPVTTPGEGTYYRHTENSLPMTPDQMRGMLAEFSEREAAIRQLEKELQFFFDACEHYDFTPHESRGPYFEAVNVSGLKKAIRGRHGLWQDETARKKLRGINPVLTSIEMSADDWKRLSNSDSLPTGNIGPFSSKDDRKTQTEEYTEILEEDVSRLWELCQQLVEACDLDVEIRGRP, from the coding sequence ATGAGTGTCACCGACTATCCGTGCGACCCCAATGAGTGGTCAGAGGATACAATAAGAACGTTGATAAATGAGGGTCGGCGGGAGGACTCTCATCTCGAATTCAAGAGCAGGTTTCGCGGTGCGAGATGGGAGGGCGATCGAGGAAAAGAGATTCGTAAAGAGGCGATGGCCTTCGCGAATCACGACGGTGGACACATCGTATTCGGTGTCTACGACGACGATGATGATGCTGCCGACGGCATCGGAAACGTCCAAGCGTTCGCCGCCGAGGAAAACCCACGCCGAGAGGTCTCAGACATCCTCCAGAAAATTGAGCCACAAGTTGACTACGTAGTGAATTCGTTCAACGTGGGTGGTAAGGGGATGGTGGTCGTGTACGTTGAAGAGGCACTCCGACCTCCAGTCACAACGCCCGGAGAGGGAACCTACTACCGCCATACCGAGAACTCCCTTCCCATGACCCCTGACCAGATGCGAGGAATGCTCGCTGAGTTCAGTGAAAGGGAGGCAGCGATCAGACAGCTAGAGAAGGAGTTGCAGTTCTTCTTCGATGCATGCGAACACTACGACTTCACTCCCCACGAGAGCAGAGGCCCGTACTTTGAAGCGGTAAATGTCTCGGGACTCAAGAAGGCAATCAGGGGGCGGCACGGACTGTGGCAGGATGAGACGGCGAGGAAGAAGCTGAGAGGGATCAATCCTGTGCTGACCAGTATCGAGATGTCTGCGGATGACTGGAAGCGGTTATCGAACTCCGACTCTCTCCCAACGGGCAATATTGGCCCGTTCAGTTCGAAGGATGATCGCAAAACACAAACCGAGGAATACACAGAGATTCTGGAAGAAGATGTCAGCAGGTTGTGGGAGCTGTGTCAGCAATTGGTGGAGGCCTGCGATCTTGATGTAGAGATCAGGGGCAGACCTTGA
- a CDS encoding ATP-binding protein, whose protein sequence is MCRHTKQRDYSDVFDTGTNPFPDISDQLFREGQVSVIPTSHLRGDKEYLVVLSIRSYIIENKIDDFGVDPAVKRTPMLVAVDEAHNYFSSPSNIREAYIVGKAREAVKQGRKDKLGLLMITQNPGDIDGDILKQVNTNVFLQLRSEVVEDVSSVPRGFRRDIPKFAKGQAIVKAPDVEAVEVVGLPYCLTRHDN, encoded by the coding sequence ATGTGCCGCCATACTAAACAGCGGGACTACTCTGATGTCTTCGACACTGGGACGAACCCGTTCCCCGACATCTCCGACCAGCTCTTCCGGGAGGGGCAGGTCTCGGTAATTCCCACGAGCCACCTCCGGGGAGATAAGGAGTATCTCGTCGTGCTCTCGATCCGCTCGTACATCATCGAGAACAAAATCGATGACTTCGGCGTTGACCCCGCAGTCAAGCGCACGCCGATGCTCGTGGCCGTTGACGAGGCCCACAACTACTTCTCCAGCCCGTCGAACATCCGCGAGGCCTACATAGTTGGGAAGGCCCGCGAGGCCGTCAAGCAGGGCCGGAAAGACAAACTCGGGCTGCTGATGATCACGCAGAACCCGGGAGACATCGACGGTGACATCCTCAAGCAAGTCAACACCAACGTCTTCCTCCAACTGCGCAGTGAGGTCGTTGAAGACGTGTCGTCAGTCCCGCGCGGCTTTCGCAGGGACATCCCGAAGTTCGCCAAGGGACAGGCTATCGTCAAAGCTCCAGACGTTGAGGCGGTTGAGGTGGTCGGCCTCCCCTATTGTCTCACACGGCACGATAACTGA
- a CDS encoding pentapeptide repeat-containing protein has product MTNTGEQDGHLASGDLSGEKFEGEDFRHADLKNADFEGATFRMCTLFGANLEGANFRNADLSYQHSREWLTPTYEKLKKEHIEDVVGFHYPVELSNTNLVGADFGGADISEGYINEADLVGADFTGAKLPKARLQHADLTNADFRCADLSDADLTGSDLSGADLREADCSEATFKEADLSNARLRGANFERATLDDANLCNTNLTRANLSRATIDGAALDHAVFDDTDLRDLSLRGADLSGVDFSGFDLSGVALRDCNLASANFRQTNLSNADLSAATLSEADLREANLRNAELPDTDLVDANLWRADIQGINLKGADMRGAVLVGTHLSESWAGKPTTKARKLLIDSYNMIDVSVKDIVPQYRALLRSIFRSPKVRKVALITAFLYTTIEGVTLIANLYSGSNYVPLLTSLKGEFVEQSVPLAFSLTAFVLVGLAVVTAIERVSYQGDEGTDYRPLLVGFRDSTYFAISASLFGIVFLTFDNILSGPGVPVGIAVFFGLFYLYLFVLTGMVVTAKDIVDLVFRLTS; this is encoded by the coding sequence ATGACGAACACAGGAGAGCAGGATGGACATTTGGCGAGTGGTGATTTATCCGGGGAGAAATTCGAAGGGGAGGACTTTCGACATGCAGACCTCAAGAATGCTGATTTCGAGGGTGCAACCTTTAGGATGTGCACACTGTTTGGAGCGAATCTAGAGGGCGCAAATTTTCGCAATGCTGACTTGTCTTATCAACATTCCCGTGAGTGGCTTACTCCGACATATGAAAAACTCAAAAAAGAGCATATTGAAGACGTAGTCGGGTTTCACTATCCTGTCGAGCTTTCCAATACAAACCTGGTCGGGGCAGATTTCGGTGGAGCAGATATTTCTGAGGGTTATATAAATGAGGCGGATCTTGTGGGCGCTGACTTCACTGGAGCCAAACTTCCGAAAGCCCGACTACAACATGCCGATCTCACGAACGCTGATTTCCGTTGTGCCGATCTATCCGATGCTGATTTGACGGGTTCTGATCTCAGTGGGGCAGACCTCCGCGAAGCCGATTGTAGTGAGGCAACCTTCAAAGAGGCAGACCTCTCCAATGCGAGACTGCGGGGTGCGAATTTTGAGCGGGCTACGCTAGATGATGCGAATCTCTGTAACACGAACCTCACCCGGGCCAATCTCTCACGTGCAACGATCGACGGGGCTGCTCTCGATCATGCGGTTTTTGACGACACCGACCTTCGAGACCTCAGCTTGAGGGGCGCCGATCTGTCTGGTGTTGATTTTTCGGGGTTTGACCTTTCCGGGGTAGCTCTTCGTGACTGTAATTTGGCGAGCGCGAATTTTCGACAAACGAATCTCTCGAATGCTGACCTGAGTGCTGCGACACTTTCAGAAGCAGATCTCCGCGAGGCCAACCTGCGAAATGCAGAACTTCCGGATACAGACTTGGTGGATGCAAACCTCTGGCGGGCCGACATTCAGGGGATCAACCTCAAAGGAGCGGACATGCGCGGTGCCGTCTTAGTGGGAACTCACCTAAGCGAAAGCTGGGCTGGAAAGCCCACGACTAAGGCCCGGAAACTGCTAATTGATTCATACAACATGATTGATGTGTCGGTGAAGGATATTGTTCCCCAGTACAGGGCATTGCTCAGATCGATTTTCCGTAGTCCGAAAGTCCGCAAAGTAGCCCTCATAACCGCATTCCTCTATACAACAATAGAGGGAGTCACACTCATTGCGAATCTCTATTCGGGTTCAAACTATGTCCCACTGCTGACTTCGCTTAAAGGGGAATTCGTCGAACAGTCAGTCCCCCTAGCCTTCTCGCTCACCGCCTTCGTTCTCGTTGGTCTCGCCGTCGTGACGGCCATTGAGCGAGTTTCGTATCAAGGTGACGAGGGGACAGACTACAGACCGCTTCTCGTTGGGTTCAGGGATAGCACGTATTTCGCCATCTCGGCCTCTTTATTCGGGATTGTGTTCCTTACATTCGATAATATCCTCAGCGGGCCCGGGGTGCCAGTCGGTATCGCAGTCTTTTTCGGCCTTTTTTACTTGTATTTGTTCGTGCTGACGGGGATGGTGGTCACCGCGAAGGACATTGTGGATCTAGTTTTCAGACTCACAAGCTGA